A DNA window from Carassius gibelio isolate Cgi1373 ecotype wild population from Czech Republic chromosome A6, carGib1.2-hapl.c, whole genome shotgun sequence contains the following coding sequences:
- the LOC128015977 gene encoding protein FAM83A has product MISSDILRPTLNPARKALGKLATRLEEVKNPWRQGSALELSHNETARLATDALLEHGEKEYKKVLQNERELNFLSSQEIRYMTENVAKGGGADSGTNGVDMEEGDTVSELTSGTYFPMMSDEEPPMLELGWPEASNRFGPTEAQIYFQRDKSKNVKDHIRSLISKAKKVIALVMDVFTDVDLFCDLMEASNKRRVPVYILLDEKNLSYFLNMCSELDIQNSHLSNMRVRSVCGDTYCTKSGKKFTGQVQEKFMIIDCEEVIAGSYSFTWLSGMVHSNMLMHFSGRVTDCFDREFRCMYADSQIIDRFHNPDEDGMPVNSYHTPVPNLGLDFLADYGSRERVYSEHSSSQSSGSVSSIKAAPPGMKSNKVTPDKKNTEIFQKPPDRKVVTSPVLQNPSGPHIVRGSPNGTHQSQAVERTSFGQTAGVEWSKIGRSNTPGQTSKIQGLGLYSPSPTQLSPTDNKTTSKYRLPTPFISKFTDLFTSKEKDSYSFQKMPTHSSPFGGPDLSQNEPESKQGLASPGPMLLDRMGPEKGIHRRDEKRMTLGHSKLDLVNQYNKLNQSKQVYSRFEVKNYIPQ; this is encoded by the exons ATGATCAGTTCGGATATTTTGCGTCCGACCCTGAACCCTGCGCGTAAAGCGCTCGGAAAGCTCGCGACCAGACTGGAGGAGGTGAAGAACCCCTGGAGACAAGGATCAGCGCTCGAGCTCAGCCACAATGAAACCGCTCGGCTCGCCACCGACGCGCTCCTGGAGCACGGCGAGAAGGAGTACAAAAAAGTATTGCAAAACGAAAGAGAATTAAACTTTCTGTCCTCTCAGGAAATACGTTATATGACCGAGAATGTGGCCAAAGGTGGCGGCGCGGATAGCGGGACTAATGGAGTGGACATGGAGGAAGGGGACACGGTGTCCGAGCTCACTTCAGGCACTTATTTCCCTATGATGTCCGACGAGGAGCCACCAATGTTGGAGCTGGGCTGGCCAGAGGCTTCCAACCGATTTGGACCCACCGAAGCGCAGATATACTTCCAGAGAGACAAGTCAAAAAACGTCAAAGATCACATTCGTTCTCTAATTAGTAAAGCCAAGAAG GTTATTGCTTTAGTCATGGATGTTTTTACAGACGTTGACTTGTTCTGTGACCTGATGGAGGCCTCCAACAAGCGCCGGGTTCCAGTTTATATTCTACTGGATGAGAAGAATCTCAGCTATTTTTTGAATATGTGCTCAGAACTGGACATCCAGAATTCACACTTAAGT AATATGCGGGTAAGAAGTGTATGTGGAGACACGTATTGCACCAAAAGTGGAAAGAAATTCACAGGCCAGGTTCAAGAGAAATTCATGATCATTGACTGTGAGGAAGTCATAGCTGGATCATATAG TTTTACTTGGCTCTCAGGCATGGTTCACAGCAACATGCTTATGCACTTCTCCGGCCGCGTCACAGACTGCTTTGATCGTGAATTCCGCTGCATGTATGCAGACTCCCAAATAATAGACCGTTTCCACAATCCAGATGAAGACGGGATGCCTGTTAACTCCTACCACACGCCAGTACCAAACTTAGGCTTGGATTTTCTTGCAGATTACGGCAGCAGGGAGCGAGTGTATTCGGAGCACTCCAGCAGCCAATCCAGTGGCAGCGTTTCCAGCATCAAAGCAGCTCCTCCAGGCATGAAATCTAATAAAGTCACACCTGACAAGAAGAACACTGAAATCTTTCAAAAGCCTCCTGACAGGAAGGTAGTCACGAGTCCGGTGCTTCAAAACCCTTCAGGACCTCACATTGTAAGAGGTTCTCCGAATGGGACCCACCAAAGTCAGGCAGTTGAGCGCACTTCCTTCGGTCAAACCGCTGGTGTGGAATGGTCCAAAATAGGACGCTCAAACACTCCCGGACAGACATCCAAAATCCAGGGTTTAGGTCTCTACAGTCCATCACCAACTCAACTAAGTCCAACGGACAACAAGACCACCTCCAAATATCGTCTTCCCACTCCTTTCATCAGTAAGTTCACTGATTTGTTCACTTCAAAGGAAAAGGACTCCTACTCATTCCAGAAGATGCCTACTCATTCCTCTCCGTTTGGTGGGCCAGATCTTTCTCAGAACGAACCAGAGAGTAAGCAAGGTCTTGCCTCACCAGGACCCATGCTTTTGGACAGGATGGGCCCGGAGAAAGGGATACATCGGCGGGATGAGAAACGCATGACGCTGGGACACAGCAAATTGGACCTTGTCAACCAGTACAACAAGTTAAATCAATCCAAACAGGTATACAGTCGCTTTGAGGTAAAGAACTACATACCTCAGTAA